A stretch of the Stegostoma tigrinum isolate sSteTig4 chromosome 34, sSteTig4.hap1, whole genome shotgun sequence genome encodes the following:
- the LOC125467718 gene encoding class I histocompatibility antigen, F10 alpha chain-like isoform X1, with translation MARGSHGVLLSLVLSFYRVQQCLTDSHSLLFQYTLNHGRPDLPEYSVLGILDGCEIYYFDSNMKITVPRQKWMAEAFDKTYWEQCTITNAGFHGIIKGQADEWLQKENQTSSTHYLQGLFGCELHDANPNEGILKFAFDGRYILSFDKDTLVWIIHDKFAKEFKEKWDKETKMNHYFKSLLENDCPDLWKTYYSIGNASLSRKTPPEVSIIAKSGSYSFLQCIVIGFYPQPINVTWLKNGKPAHETNSTGLLPNEDGTFQLKTTLQFDPYDGSQYACHIEHISFPGGKTVLWEGKVKNSKNVGLIVLGVLVSLAIILIIFIWWRRQRGYNVI, from the exons ATGGCAAGAGGATCCCACGGCGTGTTGCTGTCACTTGTACTAAGTTTCTACCGAGTACAACAATGCCTGACCG ACTCTCATTCTCTGCTGTTTCAGTACACCTTAAATCATGGGAGACCTGATTTACCAGAGTATAGTGTCCTGGGGATTTTGGATGGCTGCGAGATATACTATTTTGACAGCAATATGAAAATAACCGTTCCAAGGCAAAAATGGATGGCGGAAGCATTTGACAAGACTTACTGGGAACAGTGCACTATCACTAATGCTGGCTTCCATGGCATCATTAAGGGACAGGCTGATGAATGGCTCCAGAAAGAAAACCAAACATCAA GTACCCATTACCTGCAAGGACTGTTTGGCTGTGAGCTGCATGATGCCAATCCGAATGAAGGGATTTTGAAGTTTGCGTTTGATGGCAGATACATCCTCAGTTTTGATAAAGATACATTGGTGTGGATTATACATGATAAGTTTGCAAAAGAATTCAAAGAGAAATGGGATAAGGAAACAAAGATGAACCATTATTTCAAGAGCCTGTTAGAAAATGACTGTCCAGATCTATGGAAGACGTACTATTCAATTGGAAATGCCTCTTTAAGCAGAAAAA CTCCCCCTGAGGTCTCCATTATTGCCAAGAGTGGCAGCTACTCTTTTCTACAATGCATTGTGATTGGATTTTACCCACAGCCCATCAACGTGACCTGGTTGAAGAATGGAAAACCTGCTCATGAGACAAACTCTACTGGGTTATTGCCCAATGAAGATGGGACGTTCCAACTAAAGACAACCCTCCAATTCGACCCATATGATGGCAGCCAATATGCCTGTCATATTGAGCACATCAGCTTCCCAGGCGGAAAGACTGTCCTTTGGG AAGGAAAAGTGAAGAACAGCAAAAATGTGGGGCTGATTGTCTTGGGTGTACTGGTGTCACTGGCAATTATTCTTATCATATTTATATGGTGGAGGAGACAAAGAG GTTACAATGTTATTTAA
- the LOC125467718 gene encoding class I histocompatibility antigen, F10 alpha chain-like isoform X2: MKLVSFHYSHSLLFQYTLNHGRPDLPEYSVLGILDGCEIYYFDSNMKITVPRQKWMAEAFDKTYWEQCTITNAGFHGIIKGQADEWLQKENQTSSTHYLQGLFGCELHDANPNEGILKFAFDGRYILSFDKDTLVWIIHDKFAKEFKEKWDKETKMNHYFKSLLENDCPDLWKTYYSIGNASLSRKTPPEVSIIAKSGSYSFLQCIVIGFYPQPINVTWLKNGKPAHETNSTGLLPNEDGTFQLKTTLQFDPYDGSQYACHIEHISFPGGKTVLWEGKVKNSKNVGLIVLGVLVSLAIILIIFIWWRRQRGYNVI; encoded by the exons ACTCTCATTCTCTGCTGTTTCAGTACACCTTAAATCATGGGAGACCTGATTTACCAGAGTATAGTGTCCTGGGGATTTTGGATGGCTGCGAGATATACTATTTTGACAGCAATATGAAAATAACCGTTCCAAGGCAAAAATGGATGGCGGAAGCATTTGACAAGACTTACTGGGAACAGTGCACTATCACTAATGCTGGCTTCCATGGCATCATTAAGGGACAGGCTGATGAATGGCTCCAGAAAGAAAACCAAACATCAA GTACCCATTACCTGCAAGGACTGTTTGGCTGTGAGCTGCATGATGCCAATCCGAATGAAGGGATTTTGAAGTTTGCGTTTGATGGCAGATACATCCTCAGTTTTGATAAAGATACATTGGTGTGGATTATACATGATAAGTTTGCAAAAGAATTCAAAGAGAAATGGGATAAGGAAACAAAGATGAACCATTATTTCAAGAGCCTGTTAGAAAATGACTGTCCAGATCTATGGAAGACGTACTATTCAATTGGAAATGCCTCTTTAAGCAGAAAAA CTCCCCCTGAGGTCTCCATTATTGCCAAGAGTGGCAGCTACTCTTTTCTACAATGCATTGTGATTGGATTTTACCCACAGCCCATCAACGTGACCTGGTTGAAGAATGGAAAACCTGCTCATGAGACAAACTCTACTGGGTTATTGCCCAATGAAGATGGGACGTTCCAACTAAAGACAACCCTCCAATTCGACCCATATGATGGCAGCCAATATGCCTGTCATATTGAGCACATCAGCTTCCCAGGCGGAAAGACTGTCCTTTGGG AAGGAAAAGTGAAGAACAGCAAAAATGTGGGGCTGATTGTCTTGGGTGTACTGGTGTCACTGGCAATTATTCTTATCATATTTATATGGTGGAGGAGACAAAGAG GTTACAATGTTATTTAA